The Schizosaccharomyces pombe strain 972h- genome assembly, chromosome: I genome contains a region encoding:
- the brr2 gene encoding U5 snRNP complex subunit Brr2, translating to MSSAHPKGDSKEPPKHGNSKEKPNYGQSQYSYSAMSNLVTQADRRFVSRRDAEPTGEPESLVNRVSIADMGSRARIEKPSTLPLELTQEVQEVRLPRKDAESLEIGIRQPEREKRSSAILKYFDSFEILKYNPLTDETREVYDYILSFIQQYLGDQSPEILRSAADLIIELLKDSSLDEQGRKKQIEEVLSTELPQDRFSQLVNLGNRLTDYTVEQEEELNEEGVNESGVPVLFNEADEEEEAVEAMEEDEVAEDEDVVLETSISQEEEKKNIENPDTEVTFISADTKKVTEIPTVHPREIDAFWLQREIAKYFADAVVCQEKTNQAFEALSADYDLGELENELMSIFDYEHFYLVQLLTKNRWTIVSCTMLKRAATDEERLGVEEQIRAAGRSWILEALRPGAITIPDDGLNELNNNVVEKAEPAPVSEIPLSKTLTSHKIVPKHQVDLENYVFTEGSRLMSNKAVKLPEGSFRRTGKGYEEIHVPAPNKAVLGADERLVKIKELPEWSHQAFLNTQSLNRIQSHLYPIAFGTDENILLCAPTGAGKTNVAMLCILNELQKHLREDLSFNLQNFKIVYIAPLKALVQEMVNNFSKRLTPYNIRVAELTGDSQLTKQQISETQIIVTTPEKWDIITRKANDLSYVNLVRLVIIDEVHLLHDERGPVLESIVARIFRHQEETLEQVRLVGLSATLPNYTDVASFLHVDPKKGLFYFDSTYRPCPLKQEFIGITEKTPFKRMQTTNEACYEKVMQHAGKNQVLIFVHSRKETAKTARFIRDKALEEETIGHLLRSDAASREILRAEADSTSDENLKDLLPYGFAIHHAGMRREDRQTSEDLFADGTIQVLVSTATLAWGVNLPAHTVIIKGTQVYSPEKGIWTELSPQDVLQMLGRAGRPQFDTYGEGIIITAHSELQYYLSLMNQQLPIESQFMRRLADCLNAEVSLGTVRSIEDGVDWLGYTYLYVRMLRSPALYSVGPEYDDDKYLVQKRADLLHSAAILLEKCKLLVYNRQSGTLTATELGKVAASYYVTHNSMAIYNRLLMQTTSFIELFRVFSFSDEFKHIPVREEEKVELAKLLERVPIPIRERLDEPAAKINALLQSYISRQRLDGFALVADMVYVTQSAGRIMRAIFEISLRRGWSSVATLSLDTCKMIEKRLWPTMSPLRQFPNCPSEVIRRVEKKEFPWQRYFDLDPAELGELVGVPKEGRRVYNMVQSFPRLSVEAHVQPITRSLVRVELVINSQFNWDDHLSGTSEAFWILVEDVDGDRLLHYEQFFLLKKYKDDEHIVNFTVPLLEPLPPCYFIKIVSDRWLHSITKVPLSFQRLIMPEKFPAPTPLLDLQNAPVSSLNNPSFISLYPNFKFFNKIQTQVFNSVYKTNDSVFIGAPNGSGKTVCAELALLHHWSQEDYGTAVYIAPIQEIVDRRYEEWYGKFSDLGDGKVLVKLTGERSQDLKLIQVADLIFCTPSQWDSLSKRWRSMRSIQKVDFYICDELQLLGGFYGPLYEIVISRIRYMAVQLEKNIRVVGLSVSVANARDLGEWLGTSPQCIFNFSPKDRPNPLTIHLQSFSITHFPSLMLAMSKPIYRSLKNFISQRKSTIVFTPDRKVAKQLAFDLVTFSMADEDEYLFSLMENEAFNKVEDAALQQSLKHGIAYISEITSSNDQNIVQYLYRHGLIKVLIASRDVIYSLKAKSNAVIVMGTQYYDGKEHRYIDYPISELLQMLGFTASIGSSELSQVILMTVTTKKEYYKKFLNEPLPMESHLQVWLHDAFVSEISTQTIESKQDAVDWLTWSYMYRRLVANPAYYGLQDITHESVSEFLSDLVETTMNDLSEARLITVDDEDDSCVALNLAMIASHYGITYITMQTFALSLSERTKMKGLLEIVTSAAEYEQLPIRKYEDIVLERIHSRLPVRLSNPNYEDPHTKSFILLAAHFSRFELPPGLVIDQKFILTRVHNLLGACVDTLSSEGHLIACIRPMEMSQMVTQALWDRDSPLKQIPYFDDALIERCNKEGVHDVFDIIDLDDEKRTELLHMDNAHLAKCAEFINKYPDIDIDFEIEDSEDVHANSPSVLIVQLTRELEEDEEVDTTVIAPYFPAQKTEHWWLVISDDKTLLAIKKITLGRSLTTKMEFVPPAMGTLKYKLSCFSDSYMGVDYEKEFECNVLEPLDTEMEDGE from the coding sequence ATGTCGAGTGCACATCCTAAAGGGGACTCGAAAGAGCCTCCCAAACATGGAAATAGTAAGGAGAAGCCAAACTATGGTCAATCACAGTATAGTTATTCTGCAATGTCAAATTTGGTTACGCAGGCTGATCGAAGATTTGTGTCACGACGTGATGCTGAACCTACAGGCGAACCGGAATCTCTGGTAAATCGAGTTAGTATTGCAGATATGGGTTCTAGAGCGAGAATTGAAAAACCTAGTACCCTTCCTCTCGAATTGACGCAGGAAGTTCAGGAGGTCCGGTTACCTCGTAAAGATGCAGAATCCTTAGAAATTGGTATACGGCAACCTGAACGCGAAAAGCGCTCTTCAGCGATacttaaatattttgattcttttgaaattttgaaatataatCCTCTAACCGACGAGACCCGAGAAGTTTATGATTATATCTTGAGTTTCATTCAACAATACCTTGGCGATCAGTCTCCTGAAATCCTCCGTTCTGCTGCTGATTTGATTATTGAACTTCTTAAGGATAGTTCTTTAGATGAACAAGGTcgtaaaaagcaaatagaGGAGGTTTTGAGTACTGAACTCCCACAGGATCGGTTTTCACAGCTCGTTAACTTGGGAAATCGCTTAACAGATTATACAGTTGAGCAAGAAGAAGAGTTAAATGAAGAAGGCGTTAATGAATCTGGCGTACCAGTATTGTTCAATGAAGCCgatgaagaggaagaagctGTTGAGGCAATGGAAGAGGATGAAGTGGCAGAAGATGAAGACGTCGTCTTAGAAACTTCCATATctcaagaagaagagaaaaagaatattgaaAATCCGGATACAGAGGTTACATTTATTTCTGCTGATACCAAAAAAGTTACCGAAATACCCACTGTTCATCCTCGTGAAATCGATGCATTTTGGCTGCAACGAGAAAtagcaaaatattttgctgACGCCGTCGTTTGTCaggaaaaaacaaatcaagCGTTTGAGGCACTTTCGGCTGATTACGATCTCGGTGAATTGGAAAATGAATTGATGAGTATTTTTGATTATGAACATTTCTATCTTGTTCAACTTTTGACTAAGAATCGTTGGACAATAGTTTCGTGTACAATGTTAAAACGCGCCGCTACTGATGAAGAACGCTTAGGTGTGGAAGAGCAAATTCGTGCTGCTGGTCGGTCTTGGATTCTCGAAGCTCTACGCCCTGGTGCTATCACTATACCTGATGACGgtttaaatgaattaaataataatgttGTTGAGAAAGCTGAACCTGCGCCCGTTTCTGAAATTCCACTTTCGAAAACTTTGACTTCCCATAAAATTGTACCTAAGCACCAAGTTGATCTAGAAAATTATGTGTTTACTGAGGGATCACGTCTCATGTCTAATAAAGCTGTCAAGCTACCTGAAGGCTCGTTTCGTAGGACTGGTAAAGGGTATGAAGAAATACATGTTCCTGCCCCCAACAAAGCCGTACTTGGCGCTGACGAGCGTCTTGTAAAAATCAAGGAACTGCCTGAATGGTCTCATCAAGCTTTTCTTAATACTCAATCTTTAAACCGAATCCAAAGCCATCTTTATCCTATCGCTTTTGGTACTGACGAAAACATCCTTTTATGCGCTCCTACTGGTGCtggaaaaacaaatgtagCAATGCTATGTATCCTTAACGAAttacaaaaacatttacGTGAAGATCTTAGCTTTAacttacaaaattttaaaattgtttacattgcTCCCTTGAAGGCGTTGGTACAAGAGATGGTTAATAATTTCTCAAAGAGGCTTACTCCATACAATATTCGAGTCGCAGAGTTAACTGGTGATAGTCAATTGACTAAACAACAAATTAGTGAAACTCAAATAATTGTAACCACACCCGAGAAGTGGGATATTATAACTCGAAAAGCTAATGATTTATCTTATGTCAATCTAGTCCGTTTAGTTATTATTGATGAGGTTCATTTGCTTCATGATGAACGAGGTCCTGTATTAGAATCTATAGTTGCTCGTATATTTCGCCATCAGGAGGAAACTCTTGAACAAGTTCGATTAGTAGGTTTGTCTGCTACACTTCCTAATTATACCGATGTTGCCAGTTTTTTACATGTCGACCCTAAAAAAGGGCTTTTTTACTTCGATTCGACATATCGTCCATGCCCTTTAAAGCAAGAATTTATAGGCATTACAGAAAAAACACCGTTTAAACGAATGCAGACGACTAATGAAGCTTGTTATGAAAAAGTTATGCAACACGCTGGCAAAAACCAGGTCCTCATATTTGTACATTCGCGCAAAGAAACCGCTAAAACCGCTCGTTTTATAAGAGATAAGGCACTAGAGGAAGAGACCATCGGTCATTTGTTACGCTCTGATGCCGCATCCCGTGAAATTCTTCGGGCTGAAGCCGACTCTACCAGTgatgaaaatttgaaagatttgCTCCCATATGGGTTTGCCATACATCATGCTGGTATGCGACGAGAGGATCGCCAAACGTCTGAAGACCTTTTTGCCGATGGTACTATACAGGTACTAGTGAGTACGGCAACTCTGGCTTGGGGCGTAAACTTACCAGCGCACACAGTGATCATCAAAGGGACCCAAGTTTATTCTCCTGAAAAGGGTATCTGGACAGAACTCTCTCCTCAGGATGTTTTGCAAATGCTTGGCAGAGCTGGTCGCCCACAATTCGACACATATGGTGAAGGAATTATCATTACCGCCCACTCTGAGTTACAGTATTATCTATCACTAATGAATCAGCAGCTTCCAATTGAGTCTCAATTTATGCGCCGTCTAGCTGATTGTTTAAATGCCGAAGTATCGTTAGGAACTGTTCGTAGTATCGAAGATGGCGTAGACTGGCTTGGTTATACATACCTCTATGTTCGAATGTTACGATCCCCTGCCCTATATAGCGTCGGCCCAGAGTATGATGATGACAAATATCTTGTTCAAAAAAGAGCTGACTTACTTCATTCAGCTGCcattttattagaaaaatgcAAGTTACTAGTGTATAATCGTCAGAGTGGTACGTTGACCGCTACGGAATTGGGAAAAGTTGCTGCAAGTTATTACGTTACTCATAACTCGATGGCCATATATAATCGTCTTTTAATGCAGACAACATCCTTTATCGAGTTATTTCGAGTCTTCAGTTTTTCTGATGAATTTAAGCACATTCCTGTCCGTGAAGAAGAGAAAGTTGAACTCGCGAAGTTGCTGGAAAGAGTACCAATTCCTATTAGGGAAAGATTAGATGAACCTGCTGCCAAGATTAATGCCCTTCTCCAATCATATATATCAAGACAACGCCTGGATGGATTTGCACTTGTGGCAGACATGGTATACGTTACGCAATCAGCGGGTAGAATTATGCGTGCAATATTCGAGATATCATTGAGACGTGGTTGGTCATCTGTTGCAACACTCTCTCTTGATACATGCAAAATGATTGAGAAAAGGCTTTGGCCAACTATGAGCCCCCTTCGACAGTTTCCCAATTGTCCTTCTGAAGTAATACGCCGCGTtgagaaaaaggaatttccTTGGCAGCGATACTTTGATCTGGACCCTGCTGAATTAGGAGAATTAGTAGGGGTGCCAAAAGAAGGGAGGCGTGTGTACAACATGGTTCAGTCTTTTCCAAGGTTGAGCGTCGAAGCACATGTTCAACCTATCACAAGATCGCTTGTGCGGGTCGAACTTGTTATAAATTCTCAGTTCAACTGGGATGATCATTTAAGCGGCACTTCTGAAGCTTTTTGGATCCTTGTAGAAGACGTGGACGGGGACCGATTGCTACATTATGAAcaatttttccttcttaaaaaatacaaagatGATGAGCATATTGTAAATTTTACAGTACCTTTGTTAGAACCTCTTCCTCCTTGTTACTTTATAAAGATAGTTTCAGATCGATGGTTACACTCGATAACTAAGGTACCTCTTTCATTTCAGCGCCTGATAATGCCAGAAAAATTTCCTGCGCCAACACCTCTTCTTGATCTTCAGAACGCCCCGGTCTCTAGTCTTAATAACCCAAGCTTCATTTCCCTCTACcctaattttaaattttttaacaagaTTCAAACACAGGTGTTTAACTCTGTTTATAAAACCAACGATAGTGTTTTTATTGGTGCTCCCAATGGAAGTGGAAAGACTGTTTGTGCCGAACTTGCTTTGTTACATCATTGGAGTCAAGAAGATTATGGTACTGCAGTTTACATTGCCCCAATTCAGGAAATCGTTGATCGTCGATATGAAGAATGGTATGGCAAGTTTTCTGACCTCGGTGATGGGAAAGTTTTGGTAAAATTGACGGGTGAGCGTTCACAAGACTTGAAGCTGATACAAGTTGCTGACTTGATATTTTGCACGCCATCGCAATGGGACTCATTGTCGAAGAGATGGAGAAGTATGCGAAGCATTCAGaaagttgatttttatatatGTGATGAATTACAATTGCTTGGTGGATTTTATGGTCCATTATACGAAATAGTGATCTCACGGATACGGTACATGGCAGTacaattagaaaaaaatatccgAGTGGTTGGCCTTTCAGTATCTGTTGCTAATGCTCGAGATTTGGGTGAGTGGCTTGGGACTAGTCCACAATgcatatttaattttagtCCTAAAGACAGGCCTAATCCTCTTACTATTCATTTGCAATCATTCAGTATTACTCATTTCCCTTCCCTTATGTTGGCTATGAGCAAGCCTATATATCGCAGCTTGAAGAACTTTATTTCTCAGAGAAAGTCTACTATTGTATTTACTCCTGACAGGAAAGTAGCGAAACAATTAGCTTTTGATTTAGTTACATTCAGTATGGCTGATGAAGATGAGTATTTGTTTTCGTTAATGGAGAATGAAGCTTTCAATAAAGTTGAAGATGCTGCCTTGCAGCAATCATTGAAGCATGGTATTGCTTATATTAGTGAAATCACATCGTCCAATGATCAGAATATTGTACAATATCTTTACCGTCATGGACTTATCAAGGTTTTGATAGCTTCTCGCGATGTTATTTATTCcttaaaagcaaaatcaaACGCTGTTATTGTGATGGGTACTCAATACTATGATGGCAAAGAACATCGTTATATTGATTATCCTATAAGTGAGTTATTACAAATGCTCGGGTTTACTGCTAGCATTGGATCAAGTGAGCTTAGCCAGGTTATTCTTATGACTGTCACTACTAAGAAGGAATATTacaagaaatttttaaatgagcCATTACCCATGGAAAGCCATCTTCAAGTTTGGCTGCACGATGCTTTCGTGTCAGAAATATCTACGCAAACCATTGAAAGCAAACAAGATGCTGTAGATTGGCTTACATGGTCGTATATGTACCGGAGACTAGTTGCCAATCCTGCCTATTATGGTCTTCAAGATATCACTCATGAGTCGGTTTCTGAATTCCTTTCGGATCTTGTAGAAACAACCATGAATGATTTGAGTGAGGCACGCTTAATCACTGTAGACGATGAGGATGATAGTTGTGTCGCATTAAATTTAGCAATGATAGCTTCTCATTACGGAATTACATACATTACTATGCAAACGTTTGCTTTGAGCTTGTCAGAGCGCACGAAGATGAAGGGATTACTAGAAATTGTTACATCAGCAGCAGAATATGAGCAACTCCCAATTCGAAAGTATGAAGATATTGTGCTGGAGCGAATTCATTCCCGCCTGCCTGTTCGCTTAAGTAATCCTAACTATGAAGATCCTCATACGAAATCATTTATTCTTCTTGCAGCTCATTTTTCTAGATTTGAATTGCCTCCTGGTTTAGTTATAGATCAGAAATTCATTTTGACTAGGGTACATAATCTTCTGGGCGCTTGTGTTGATACATTGTCTTCCGAAGGCCATTTAATAGCTTGTATTAGACCAATGGAGATGTCGCAAATGGTTACGCAAGCTTTATGGGATCGTGATAGTCCTTTAAAACAGATACCCTATTTCGACGACGCTTTAATCGAACGATGCAATAAAGAGGGTGTTCATGATGTCTTTGATATTATCGATTTGGATGACGAAAAACGTACTGAATTGTTACATATGGATAATGCACATCTTGCCAAATGCGCAGAgtttatcaataaatatCCGGATATTGacattgattttgaaatagaAGACTCTGAAGATGTTCACGCTAATTCACCCTCTGTGCTTATTGTTCAACTAACTCGAGAACTGgaagaggatgaagaaGTTGATACGACTGTCATTGCTCCTTACTTTCCAGCTCAAAAAACTGAACATTGGTGGCTTGTAATTTCGGATGACAAAACCCTCTTGGCAATTAAGAAGATTACCTTAGGTAGGTCCTTGACTACCAAGATGGAATTTGTGCCCCCGGCAATGGGaactttaaaatataaactGAGCTGCTTTAGCGATTCTTATATGGGTGTGgattatgaaaaagaatttgaatGCAACGTTTTGGAACCTTTGGACACAGAAATGGAAGACGGGGAATAA
- the Tf2-1 gene encoding retrotransposable element/transposon Tf2-type codes for MSYANYRYMKARAKRWRPENLDGIQTSDEHLINLFAKILSKHVPEIGKFDPNKDVESYISKLDQHFTEYPSLFPNEHTKRQYTLNHLEELEQQFAERMFSENGSLTWQELLRQTGKVQGSNKGDRLTKTFEGFRNQLDKVQFIRKLMSKANVDDFHTRLFILWMLPYSLRKLKERNYWKSEISEIYDFLEDKRTASYGKTHKRFQLQNKNLGKESLSKKNNTTNSRNLRKTNVSRIEYSSNKFLNHTRKRYEMVLQAELPDFKCSIPCLIDTGAQANIITEETVRAHKLPTRPWSKSVIYGGVYPNKINRKTIKLNISLNGISIKTEFLVVKKFSHPAAISFTTLYDNNIEISSSKHTLSQMNKVSNIVKEPELPDIYKEFKDITAETNTEKLPKPIKGLEFEVELTQENYRLPIRNYPLPPGKMQAMNDEINQGLKSGIIRESKAINACPVMFVPKKEGTLRMVVDYKPLNKYVKPNIYPLPLIEQLLAKIQGSTIFTKLDLKSAYHLIRVRKGDEHKLAFRCPRGVFEYLVMPYGISTAPAHFQYFINTILGEAKESHVVCYMDDILIHSKSESEHVKHVKDVLQKLKNANLIINQAKCEFHQSQVKFIGYHISEKGFTPCQENIDKVLQWKQPKNRKELRQFLGSVNYLRKFIPKTSQLTHPLNNLLKKDVRWKWTPTQTQAIENIKQCLVSPPVLRHFDFSKKILLETDASDVAVGAVLSQKHDDDKYYPVGYYSAKMSKAQLNYSVSDKEMLAIIKSLKHWRHYLESTIEPFKILTDHRNLIGRITNESEPENKRLARWQLFLQDFNFEINYRPGSANHIADALSRIVDETEPIPKDSEDNSINFVNQISITDDFKNQVVTEYTNDTKLLNLLNNEDKRVEENIQLKDGLLINSKDQILLPNDTQLTRTIIKKYHEEGKLIHPGIELLTNIILRRFTWKGIRKQIQEYVQNCHTCQINKSRNHKPYGPLQPIPPSERPWESLSMDFITALPESSGYNALFVVVDRFSKMAILVPCTKSITAEQTARMFDQRVIAYFGNPKEIIADNDHIFTSQTWKDFAHKYNFVMKFSLPYRPQTDGQTERTNQTVEKLLRCVCSTHPNTWVDHISLVQQSYNNAIHSATQMTPFEIVHRYSPALSPLELPSFSDKTDENSQETIQVFQTVKEHLNTNNIKMKKYFDMKIQEIEEFQPGDLVMVKRTKTGFLHKSNKLAPSFAGPFYVLQKSGPNNYELDLPDSIKHMFSSTFHVSHLEKYRHNSELNYATIDESDIGTILHILEHKNREQVLYLNVKYISNLNPSTIMSGWTTLATALQADKAIVNDYIKNNNLNI; via the coding sequence ATGTCCTACGCAAATTATCGTTATATGAAAGCAAGAGCAAAACGATGGAGACCAGAGAATTTGGATGGAATTCAAACATCAGACgaacatttaataaacctttttgcaaaaatattatcgaAGCATGTACCAGAGATAGGGAAATTCGATCCTAATAAGGATGTTGAAAGttacatttcaaaacttgatcAACACTTTACTGAATACCCTTCATTATTCCCAAATGAGCATACTAAAAGACAGTATACATTGAATCACCTAGAAGAATTAGAGCAACAATTCGCTGAACGCATGTTTTCTGAGAATGGAAGTCTTACATGGCAAGAATTACTCAGACAAACAGGGAAAGTACAAGGATCCAACAAAGGTGATCGTTTAactaaaacatttgaaggTTTTAGAAATCAATTGGACAAAGTTCAATTTATAAGGAAACTCATgtcaaaagcaaatgttGATGATTTCCATACTCGCTTGTTTATATTATGGATGCTGCCATATTCCTTAAGGaaattaaaggaaagaaattactGGAAATCAGAAATCAGTGAAATTTATGACTTTTTAGAGGACAAAAGAACAGCCTCGTATGGTAAAACTCACAAGCGTTTTCAActgcaaaataaaaatctagGAAAAGAGTCcctttcaaagaaaaataacacCACTAATAGCAGAAACCTGAGGAAGACAAATGTTTCGAGAATAGAATACTCATCTAACAAATTCCTAAATCATACTAGGAAACGTTACGAAATGGTATTACAAGCTGAACTTCCAGACTTCAAGTGCTCAATACCCTGTCTAATCGATACGGGCGCTCaagcaaatattataaCAGAAGAAACTGTTCGAGCACATAAACTGCCTACCAGACCCTGGTCAAAAAGTGTGATATATGGTGGAGTTTATCCAAATAAGATTAATcgcaaaacaataaaacttAACATAAGTCTAAATGGAATATCAATCAAAACAGAATTCTTGgttgtaaagaaattttcgCATCCAGCTGCTATCTCCTTCACAACATTATATGACAATAACATTGAAATATCTAGCAGTAAACACACGCTCTCTCAAATGAAcaaagtttcaaatattGTCAAGGAACCTGAGTTACCAGATATCTATAAAGAATTCAAAGACATTACTGCAGAAACCAATACGGAAAAGCTACCAAAGCCAATAAAAGGGTTAGaatttgaagttgaacTAACTCAAGAAAACTACAGATTACCTATCAGAAATTACCCGCTACCACCGGGAAAAATGCAAGCTATgaatgatgaaattaatcaaGGATTAAAAAGTGGAATTATACGAGAATCTAAAGCCATTAACGCCTGTCCAGTAATGTTCGTTCCGAAAAAGGAAGGCACCTTGAGAATGGTGGTTGACTACAAACCTTTAAATAAGTATGTCAAACCCAATATATATCCGTTACCACTTATTGAACAATTACTTGCTAAAATACAAGGTTCtacaatttttactaaacttGACCTCAAAAGTGCCTATCACTTGATACGAGTAAGAAAAGGAGATGAACATAAACTTGCTTTTCGCTGTCCTCGtggagtttttgaatatctaGTAATGCCTTATGGCATATCTACAGCTCCAGcacattttcaatactttaTCAATACAATACTTGGTGAAGCCAAAGAATCACATGTAGTATGTTATATGgatgatattttaattcattcaaaatcggAATCTGAACATGTAAAACATGTTAAAGACGTTCTacagaaattgaaaaatgcGAACTTAATTATCAATCAAGCAAAATGTGAATTTCACCAATCAcaagtaaaatttatagGGTATCACATTTCGGAAAAAGGATTTACGCCTTGTCAAGAAAATATAGACAAAGTCTTACAATGGAAGCAACCTAAGAATCGTAAAGAATTACGACAATTTCTAGGTTCTGTCAATTATCTTAGGAAATTCATTCCAAAGACATCACAATTAACACATCCACTCaataatcttttgaaaaaggatgTACGCTGGAAATGGACACCAACACAAACCCAAGCGatagaaaacattaaacaATGTTTAGTTTCTCCTCCGGTGCTACGACACTTTGATTTCAGTAAAAAGATTCTACTGGAAACTGATGCTTCAGATGTCGCTGTAGGAGCCGTATTGTCTCAAAAAcatgatgatgataaatACTATCCTGTTGGATACTATTCAGCAAAGATGTCTAAAGcacaattaaattatagcGTATCGGACAAAGAAATGCTTGCAATCATTAAGTCTCTCAAACATTGGAGACACTATTTAGAATCCACTATCGaacctttcaaaattttaacagaCCATCGAAACTTAATTGGTCGCATTACTAACGAATCCGAGCCTGAAAACAAACGTTTAGCTCGTTggcaattatttttacaagacttcaactttgaaattaaCTACAGACCTGGATCAGCAAATCACATAGCTGATGCCTTATCCAGAATTGTTGACGAAACAGAACCAATTCCAAAAGATTCAGAAGACAATAGTATCAACTTTGTTAATCAAATCTCGATAACcgatgattttaaaaaccaaGTGGTTACAGAATATACGAATGAtacaaaattgttgaatttaCTAAACAATGAAGACAAACGAGTGGAAGAGAATATCCAACTCAAAGATGGCTTACTAATTAACAGTAAAGACCAAATCTTATTACCTAATGATACTCAGCTGACTAGgacaattattaaaaagtatcatGAAGAAGGTAAATTGATTCATCCAGGCATTGAACTTCTTACAAACATTATATTACGTAGATTTACGTGGAAAggaataagaaaacaaatacaagAATATGTACAGAACTGCCATACATgtcaaataaacaaatctagGAATCATAAACCTTATGGACCTTTACAACCAATTCCCCCATCAGAAAGACCTTGGGAATCTTTATCAATGGATTTTATTACAGCTTTACCAGAATCATCTGGTTATAATGCACTTTTCGTGGTAGTTGAccgattttcaaaaatggcaATCTTAGTACCTTGTACGAAATCCATTACAGCAGAGCAAACAGCTCGAATGTTTGATCAACGAGTTATTGCTTATTTCGGCAatccaaaagaaatcattgcAGATAATgatcatatttttacttccCAAACGTGGAAAGATTTCGcacataaatataatttcgTTATGAAATTTTCGTTACCATACAGACCACAAACTGATGGACAAACTGAGCGTACAAACCAAACTGTGGAGAAATTACTAAGATGTGTATGTAGCACACATCCAAATACATGGGTAGATCATATATCCCTAGTGCAACAATCTTACAACAATGCGATACATTCAGCAACTCAAATGACACCTTTTGAGATAGTACATCGCTATTCACCAGCTTTATCACCTTTAGAGTTACCTAGCTTTAGTGACAAAACTGACGAAAACTCTCAGGAAACGATCCAAGTATTTCAAACAGTTAAAGAACACTTGAATACAAACAAcataaagatgaaaaagtatttcgatatgaaaatacaagaaattgaagaatttcaaCCTGGAGACCTAGTTATGGTCAAAAGAACGAAAACAggttttcttcataaatcCAATAAATTAGCACCTAGTTTTGCAGGACCGTTCTATGTGTTACAGAAGTCGGGTCCAAACAACTATGAATTGGATCTTCCAGATTCAATCAAGCACATGTTTTCATCTACTTTTCATGTTTCTCACCTAGAAAAGTATCGACATAATTCAGAACTCAATTACGCTACCATTGATGAGTCTGATATTGGAACAATTCTTCATATCCTAGAACATAAAAACAGAGAACAAGTACTCTACTTAAATGTCAAGTACATTTCGAATCTAAATCCGAGTACTATTATGTCAGGATGGACTACATTAGCTACAGCGCTACAAGCGGACAAAGCAATTGTCAatgattatattaaaaacaataatctAAATATCTGA